The following coding sequences lie in one Rutidosis leptorrhynchoides isolate AG116_Rl617_1_P2 chromosome 4, CSIRO_AGI_Rlap_v1, whole genome shotgun sequence genomic window:
- the LOC139841017 gene encoding F-box/kelch-repeat protein At3g06240-like, producing the protein MHFLSNNIKHNFRFIIIDVAENILARLDVEDVLRCKSVCKLWYNLISSNYFVKAHLKHSYNNNREHGYLRIRLTWMINYNNVTNLHNYMIVGSCHGLVCISSNNGELLVTNPSTREVRKLPMLPYKYRHNVCWGFGYDSLTDDYKIVVGLNESEHHMRFQVLSLKSNKWKFVGEGDYLTYNTNTNDSICGFLYDGALHWFMNDTKKKRKMIVSFDISSEKFKEIPLLNDTKYVYDDRDRVGMFEERLCIYCSYYIDDSYCRKIWVMKNYNWWELVPRDYEGNKYGAATTAYILDNILDKTWLLLHHHEGNEYLLSQSWYHITSPIFVKSLVSPNNKKNIK; encoded by the coding sequence ATGCATTTTCTATCTAATAATATAAAGCACAATTTTCGTTTCATTATAATAGATGTGGCTGAGAATATACTTGCAAGATTGGATGTAGAAGATGTTCTTCGATGCAAGAGTGTTTGTAAGTTATGGTATAATTTAATATCATCTAATTATTTTGTTAAAGCTCATCTTAAACATAGCTACAATAACAATCGTGAACATGGATATTTAAGAATCCGATTAACGTGGATGATCAATTACAATAATGTCACTAATTTGCATAATTatatgatagttggttcatgtcatgGGCTTGTTTGTATCTCTTCAAATAATGGTGAGTTATTAGTAACTAATCCTTCCACTCGAGAGGTTAGAAAGCTACCAATGCTTCCTTACAAGTACAGGCACAATGTATGTTGGGGTTTTGGTTATGACTCTCTCACCGATGATTACAAGATTGTTGTCGGACTTAATGAATCCGAGCATCATATGCGCTTTCAAGTGTTATCTTTAAAATCAAATAAATGGAAATTCGTTGGAGAAGGCGATTATTtaacttataatactaatactaatgattctATTTGTGGTTTTTTATACGATGGGGCGCTTCATTGGTTCATGAATGATACAAAGAAGAAGAGGAAAATGATTGTTTCGTTTGATATATCTTCAGAGAAATTCAAAGAAATCCCCTTACTTAATGACACGAAATATGTATATGATGATCGAGACAGAGTAGGGATGTTTGAAGAACGTCTATGCATATATTGTTCCTATTATATCGATGATAGTTACTGCCGAAAAATATGGGTGATGAAAAACTATAATTGGTGGGAACTGGTCCCACGTGATTACGAAGGTAATAAGTATGGTGCTGCAACTACTGCATACATACTCGATAACATTCTGGACAAaacttggcttttacttcatcatCATGAAGGAAACGAATATCTGCTTTCGCAGAGTTGGTATCATATTACTTCCCCTATATTTGTGAAGTCACTTGTATCTCCAAATAATAAGAAGAATATAAAATAG